The Gemmatimonas aurantiaca T-27 DNA segment GATCGGATCCTCGCCACGCCATACACCCGTGAGTCCGGGCACACGACCACATGTGAGTCCGAAGGTGGCGAGGGCGCGGATGATGCCTTCCTCGATCTGTCGCAGATACCAATGCAAGTCCTTGCGATGGCGCTTGAGATCGATGATGGGATAGACCACGAGCTGACCGGGCTCGTGAATCGTGACATCACCACCGCGCTCCACATCACGCAAGGCGATCCCGAGCGATTCAAGACGCTCGGGCGTGGCGAGCAAATGGCCGGGCTTGGTACTGCGGCCCAGCGTCACCACGGGCGGGTGCTGCACAAGAATGAGCAGATCTTCCGGCAATTCCCCGCTGATGCGCGCAGCGGCGGCCCGTTTCTGCAGGGCCCACGCGTCGTCGTACGGCGTGAGCCCGAGGTCCAGCACCAACAGTTGCGGGGCGCGGGGGGGCGGTTCGGAGGCGACCGGCCGGGTTGGTGGTTCCGCGTCTCGCGACTCGTGACCTGGCACCCGGCTGTTCACCTCCAACTCCACCCCCTGCGCCCCGCCACCGGCGGTATCACGCATGCAGCATCTTGCCCAGCGAGTCCAGCACGGCTTCGCCGATGGCCTCGCTGAGGGTGGGATGCGCGTGCATGGCCAGATCGATCTCTTCCACCGTGAACTCGTTCTCGCGGGCGACCACGAGCTCGTGGATCATTTCGGTGGCGTGGGCACCGACGATGTGTGCGCCGAGGATTTCGCCGTACTTGGCGTCGCGAATGATCTTCACGAACCCATCGGTCTCACCGCTGGTGCGGGCACGGCCGTTCGCACTGAACGGGAACTTGCCCACCTTGTAGTCGAGCTTCTGGTCCTTGCATGCCTGTTCGGTGAGGCCAATGCTGGCCACTTCCGGATGGCAGTACGTGCAGCTCGGCACGTTTTTGTAGTTCACCGGATGCGCGTGCAGGCCACCGAGCAGATCGGCGAGCACATGTCCTTCACGCTGCCCCTTGTGGGCGAGCATCTGGTTGCCGGCCACGTCGCCGATGGCGTAGTAGCCCGGCACGTTGGTCTCGAACTTCTCGTTGATCTTCACGAAACCACGCTCGCTCTTCGTGATGCCCACGGCTTCGAGGCCGATCTTCTCGACGTTGGGTGCGCGGCCAGCGGCGACGAGCACCTTCTCCACTTCGAGCGTCTGGGTCTGACCACCGGCTTCCACCGACATGGTCGCGCCCGCCTTGCCGACCTTCACGTTGGAGATCTTGGCGCCGGTGAGCACCTCGATCTTGCGCTTCTTGAACGCCTTGGCGAGCTCGGCGCTGCAATCGGCGTCTTCGATGGGGAGGATGGTCGGGGCCACCTCGAGGATGGTCACCTTGGTGCCAAACGCGGCAAACACGTCGGCGAATTCCACGCCCACGGCGCCGGCGCCCACCACGGCCATGGTGGCTGGGGCCTTCTCAGCCACCAGCACATCGTCGCTGGACAACACGACGTTCTTGTCGAGCTCGAGGCCGATCTGCGGCAACCCCTTCACGCGCGAGCCGGTGGCGATGACCACGGCCTTCTTCGCGTCATGGGTTTCTTTCTTGCCGTCGATGGTGACGGAGACCTTCTTGCCCTTTTCGAGCTGGCCTTCGCCACGCAGCCACTGAACCTTGTACTTCTTGAACAGGAACTCGACGCCCTTCGAGTTCTGCTGACTCACGGAGCGCGAGCGCTTCATGGCCGGGCCGAAGTCGAGCTTCACGCCGTCGATGGTGATGCCATGTTCGGCCGCCTTGCCGATTTTCTGGGCAAGGCCGGCGCTCTCGAGGAGCGACTTGGCGGGGATGCAGCCCCACAGCACACAGGTGCCGCCGAGCGCTTCGCGCTCGACGACAGCAACCTGCATTCCGAGTTGGGCGCAGCGGATGGCGCAGACGTAGCCGGCGGGGCCGCCGCCGAGGACGATGACGTCGAACGAAGCCATGGAAGTCGGGGAAAGACGGTTGATTAGCAGCACTGAAAGCTAGCCAAGCGTACGGCCCCGGGCACCTACCTCACGGTTTCGCTCCGCACGCCATCGGAGAAGACCACGTCCACGGTGCGTCCTGCGGTGGTAACGGCCGCGCCGGGCTCGCGGATGAAGCCGAGGATCTGTCCGGTCGACTGATCGCGCACCAGGGCCATGGCAAAGGCGCGGTTGCTCCAGGAGACCCGCACCTGACGGCTGTCGCGGCTGAGTGTGGCGTCTGGGCCCGCGTCATTCATCCGGGCACCCGGTGTGGCCTGCACTCCAGCCAGACCACGTGTCCGATCGGAGCGGCGCACTGCGCTGCGCGTGGGCAGACGGTTGTCGCTCACGCGCACTGCGGACAATCGAGCTTCCAGTGCGGCCGACCAGGGCACCACCACGGCAAACTGCTGCTCGAGGTGACCGGTCGCATGGTCCACCGCAGCCGCTTCGATGGGCAACTGGAGCAGGGCACTGCCGTCGTCGTCGATCAGATCGAGGCGGTGCGTGGGGCGCGAGGCCGCGGGGGTGATGGGAGCCGATACGCGGAAGGCCGGCTCCAACTGGATCTGGCCATCGATCACACGTCCCCAGACCAGCAGGCCATCGGTGGGTGTGGTGGATGCCGTCGTGAGCGCGGAGGCCACGCGGCCGGTGCTGTTGCGGAACTGCATGACCGCCGACCAGTTGTAGTCGCTGATCCAGGTGGTGTTGCAGTAGCTCATGACGTCGGTGGCGAGCGGCGACACCAGCGCATTGGTCAGGCTGTTCCATCCCCAGTTGGCGATGATGCCGCCTGCGTAGGGGTAGGACGGATCACCCGCCACGCCGCAGGGCGCGTGACCGCGTGAGAAGTTGTGTCCCCATTCGTGGGCCGCCACTTCATCGCCGCTGGGCAGATAGTCCCAACCGATGGCCGAACGCCCCGGGACAAACCCAAGACCGGCAATGCCGCTGCTGTACGTCACCTTCACCACGCCGTAGTAGTGCATGGTGGATGGGGCGCCATCAGACACGCGCAAGGCGTTGAGTTCACTGAGCACCGTCATCCAGCCATCGTTCTCGTCATTGGCCTGCAAGGCGGCGACGCTCGATGTGAACGGTAGACGGACATCAGCGGTGATGTCCTTGATGGGCCAGAGCCGCCGCGCAGTGTTCAGAAACTGCTGATTGTTGGCGACGGACACATTGCCTGTCAGCACTCCGGTGACCACCGGAACGAAGCGCACCGAGAACGGGGGGACATTGTTCACCGTGATCGCCTGCGTCGAGCCGCCTGCCGGCCACACGTTGTCCGAGCGATCGGCGTCGGTGACCGCCTCGGAGGGATCGAGGTCGACCTGGACACGCAGGGCCTGTCGCACATTGGCGCCGGCGACCAACAGGTTCCACGTGGAACCGAGCGTGCCTTCCGCAGTGGCGGTCCGCACGCTGGCTTCCGGCGCGGCAATGGTCGCAGTCTGAATGAGGGCTGCGCCGTCGTACAACCGCACCCGTACATCGGGGCGGGCACTGTTGGTGCCGGAGGCCACGACAAAGACCCGCAGCAACGCGTCACGTCCAGCTACCAGTGGGACCGAACCATCGAACTTCTGAATGGCCTGCGTGAGGTATACTCCAGCGACGCGATAGTTGAGACCACCACCACCTCCACCGCCGCCTGTTGCGTAGACAAACGACGCGGCGCCGGTGCCATTGACGGGCACCGGGACGGCGCGCGTGGCCGGCGTGGGTGAGTAGGTGGTGCTGCCACTGACCACATCACCCGCCGTGACGGTCCAGGTCACGGCACTGAGCCCCGTCACGGTGCCCGGTCCCACCTGCGTACGCGTGGTCGCGCCGTTGCTGAGTTGGAAGGTGGGGGTGGCTCCCGCTGGCAGTCCGGTGGCGGTGATGTTGATCGACCCCGTGCCTTGCGAGTACGACACCGTGGCGGGGGCCGCCACATTCGATGCCCCGACGGTCACAACTTGTGAGGTCGGCGCTGGCGTGTAGGTGACGCCACCGACGGTGACGTTGGCTGCCGTCACGGTGTAGCTGCCCGGTACCAGGCTGGTGTACGTGGTTGTCGCGGTGGCCGTGCGGGAAAAGCCCGAAGGCCCGGCGATGGTAACGGCGCCGGACACACCGGCGGGAAGCCCCGTCACCGCGAGCGCGAGTGATCCACTGTTGATGGCATAGCGCACACCAAAGTGGAGCGTGTCGCCGGGTTCGGCGACGCTGTCGCGCGACGCCGGCGTGGGAATGAAGGTGCCCGTGGGTGTGGTGACCGCACTGGCTGTCAGGCGCCAGCGGCCCGGCGCGGCCGGTCCGATACGCTGCGAAGAGATGATGGCGTAGTGCTCACCCGCCGGACCCACCAGCGAGATCGATGCGTTGTAGCCTGCCGGGAGACCCGTCACTGGCACATCGATGACGGCCGGGATGACGTCGTACTGCAACGTCATGGCAATTGGGGTGGTGCTGGCGACGATATCGATGGTGCGCGATGCCGGCACCACGCCATACACGTCGCTCCCCACCTTGATGGTGCGTGCGGTCACCGTGTAGCGGCCGACCAGCAGGCCACCGACCAGGCCGGAGGCACGGACGCTGCGAACAAATCCATTGGGGCCCGCAATGACCACATCACCGGCGGTGCCTTCGGGCAGACCCCGTACGGTCAGGGCGAGCGATCCGGAGGCGAGCGCATACGTCACCGAGGCCGAGGCCGTCGTGCCGGTACCGATGGTGATGTTCTGGGCCGCAGGCGTTGGGGCATACCGATCGGCGTCGGCGGACTCCGCGCCGGCTGACACCGATGTGGCGGCGAGTGTATACGTGCCGGCTGGCAACGAGTCGATGGTGACACTGCCCGTGAAGGTGCGCGACAGGCCGTTGCCGGACAGCGTGATGGCTCCGGCCGTCTGCGCAGGTAGTCCGTTCACGGTGAGGGCAAGCTGACCCGCCTGTGCGACGTAGGTGAACGTCGCAGGAGCCGCGACGAGCGAGGCCACCACGTTCACATCGAGCGTGTCTGCAGGCGCGCGAAATGTCGTACGCTGCTGGCCCTGCTGCTGCACCACCGTGCTGGCGACGAGGCGATAGCGACCCGGCGTGAGTCCGGTGAGTGTGGTGGTGCGATCGATGGTGCGTGTGCTGTTGTCCGGATTGATGACGAGCACATTGCCGGGTACGGACGCGGGCAGACCACCGACGACCACTGCGATGGCACCGGTGGCAATGGTGTAGCGCACGTTCACGCGCGCGGTGTCGCCGAACGCGACCACGGTATCGAGCGCGGTGGGGGCTGCCGCATATCGGGCGCCATCGATGGTCACGCCTTCTGCCGCGACGCGCCAGGCATCAGGGGTGTGTTGACCAGTGGCGAGTTGCGGAGCGACGTGCAGCGATGTCTGCGTGACGGGTGTTGGCGCGCCGTTGGGCGGCGTGATCGTCACCGCCGCTGCCGCGCTGCCGGGCAGACCCGAGATGGTGAGCGCCATGGCCGACGGCACGGGACGGTAAATGGCCGTCGCCGAAGCAAGCCCACCCGACGACACATCGACGTCGAACGTGGGCGGCGCACCGGCAAATGTGCCCGGCGTGCCGCGCGTCTGCCGCACGGTGATTGCGTAGCGTCCTGACGGAATATCCGTCCAGGTCACCGGTGCGGTGGTCGTACGGGAGAATGTGGACGCGGGATACGGTCCAACCACACTCACGTGCAACGGCACCCCGTCGGCGAGACCCGAGGCGGTGATCGCCAGAATGCCCGGCGGAACCGGCGACGGTGTTACGGGAGTCGTTGGCAGAGTCGGTCCCCCTGATCCGCCCGTGCTGTCGCCTCCGCCGCAGGCGGCAGCCAACACGACACCGCCGATGGCAAACCAACGGCGTGAGGATGATCGGAACGAGTGGGGACGGACGGTGCGTGCTGTCGACATGGCATTGGGAATAGGTCTGCCGAAAGACGAGCAGGCCGTGCGTTCGGGCACGCCAATTCCGCAATCCCCGTCATTTTTCCGTCAGTGGTCGGGTGTCCCCTGGGAACGCACACCGTCCGACCAGAGCACGCGCAGACCGCGCGTGCGGTATTTCGACTCCTGCTGTGCGGTGTTGTGGGCCGAGGACGTGATATCTGTGCCGCGGATGAAACCCCGTGCGGCTCCGGTGCGCATATCCTGCAGCAGTGCCATCGGGCTGTTCGCAGCGCGCCGGCGCACCACGGAAACCAGTGGCGAGCGCGTGTCCTGCACGCGAATGGACGCGATCGCCGAGTCCACCGTGGTGCTCCACGGGATGACCACGGCGAACTGCAGATCGGACGTCGCGCCGCGTCGTGGGGATTCGTCGCTCACGCGTTCGGCTTCGAACGGAAATCGCACGAGCACCTGGCCCGTGGCACCCATCAGTTCCACCACATGCGTGGGTGTGGCGGACGGCGTGGTGATCGGCGCCGTGACGCGGAACGCGGGTTCCACGATCAGTCGTCCGGATACGACACGCCCCCAGACGAGCAGGCCGTCTCCGGTCACCGCGGTCACCGGACGGGCGCTGGTGCCGGCGATGGTCCCTTGTCGGAACGTCAGCGCACGGGTGTAGCTGTATTCCGACACCCAGGCCGGCGTGCAATAGCTCATGATGTCCGGGGTGTTCGCCGGCTGCAACGCATCGTTGGCACTGTTCCATCCCACCAGGCCAATGGCGGCACCGATGTGGGGATAGTTGCCATCGACGTTTGGCGCGTCGCCGCACGGAGCATGCGTACGCCCGAAGTTGTGTCCCCATTCGTGCGCGGCGATCGTGCCCACATCACGCCGGTCCCAGCCGACGGCTACCGGTGTGCCGACAAGCGCGAGGCCGAACATGCCTTCGGCATACGACGGATGCACGACGCCGTAGTAGTGCGTAGTGGCGGGGGCTCCGTCGAGTGTCTTGAGGGCACGCAGTTCATTGAGCAACGTGTTCCAGCCACCGTTGGCGTCGGTGGGGTGCAACGCAGGTGCCGCCGATGTGAAGGCGGCTCGGACGTCGGAAGTGACCTGTGCGATGGGCCACAGGGTGCGCGCGACGGCGAGGTACCGTTCCTGCGCGGCCGCCGTGATGTCACCCATTGCGCCGTTCAGCGAGATCGGTACGAATCGCACGGCGAAGGTCGGTACGGTGGTGGCCGTGATGGGGCGCGGTTGGCCACCGGTGGGCCAGAAATTGTCACTGCGTTGTGATTCGCCCAGCGTGCTGTCCGGATCAACTTCCACCGACACACGGAGTTGCGCGCGCACCAACTCGGCCGGAATGCGCGTGCGGTACGTGGTACCGAGCGCAGCGTCCACCGGCACGGTGGGCACACCGGAATCGGGTGGCGTCAGCAGCAGGGTGGCGATGGCGGTGGTGCCATCGTAGATGCGTGCGCGTGCGAGTGGTCGCAACGTGGTGCGGCGGTCGGCACGCACGAAGGCGCGCAGCAGTGCGTCTCGGCCAATGACCAACGGGATCCCGTTGTCGGCGCGTTGCACGGCTTGCGTGACCACCACATTGTCGATGGTGAGATTGATGGGTGTCGTGACTTCCTGAAAGGCGATCGCGATGGTGTCACGCACCGGACTGTTGATCGTGCGCGTGAGGCTGCGCGCGGTGGGCGTGAACAGTCGCGTCCCGATCGTCACCGGTTGTGGGGAGATGGTGTAGTTCCCAACCGGCAACGCGAGCAATTCACCGAAGCCGACCAGGCGATCGACCTGCAATGGTCCTTGCATCCGCGCGACGGGTCGTGATTCGATCGGCAGGGGCGTTGTACCAGCCGGTAGACCGGTGGCGCTGAAGAGCACCACGCCCTGCACGTTGCTGTAGGCGACGGCCAGCGAACTTGGGATCAGTGACGCCGTCACTGTCACCTGCGCTGGTGATGTACCCTTGAATGCGGTGCCACCGGCATTGAGGGAGTCGACGGTCACGGTGTAAGCGCCGGGCGGCAAGTCGCCAAAGATGACGCTCCCATTTGCCACACGCGAAAGCCCGTTGCCATTGATGCGCACGGACGCGGGTACCCCTCCAGGCAGCCCGCTGATCTGCACCGCCAGCGCACCGGTGGCCACTTCGAACCGGACTCGGTATCGCAGTGTGTCACCGGGTTGCACGGTTATGTCGATCTGGGCCGGTGAGGCCGCGTACGTGAAGCCACCGCTGCGCACGTCGCCGATGCGCAGAGAGTATCGGCCGGACACCACCGGCGCGATGAAGTCACTCGACGTCAGGGTGCGGGAGAATCCGCTGGGGCCACTGATGCGCACATCGGCGTCGGCGCCATTGGGCAGCCCTTCGATGTTGATCGCGAGCGCTGCGGGAAACAGGTCGGGATCGATGAGTGAGCGTTCATGGCAGGCGACCATGACACCCACGAACATGGCCCACAAGACGCTCACTCGGATCCGAGACACAAACGCCCCGATCGTGCGCAGCGGCGCAGTCAATCGGGGCGTTCGATGTTGGACCATCGGTGGCATCCTGAGAGCGAAATCCAAAATTCCCGAGATACGATACTGGAAGACCGGTCAGCAGGCCCGGTAGTACCCCGGACTACGCTGACCGGCCCGCATGTCGGTCAGAAGACCATCAGCAGCGGCGATTCCAGCAACTGCTTGAACGTCTGAAGGAACCGCGCGCCGACCGCGCCGTCAATGATTCGATGGTCACAGCTCATCGTCACGCGCATGCGCTGACGTGGTACGAAGGCGTTACCGTCCCAGATCGGCTTGGTCTCGGTAGAGCCCACCGCGAGGATGGCAGCCTCGGGCGGATTGATGATCGCGGTGAACTGGTCGATACCGAACATGCCCAGGTTGGAAACCGAGAATGTCCCGCCCGAGTATTCGGCCGGCGTCAGTTTGCGCTCACGGGCCTTCTTGGCCAGCTCGCGGGCGTCCCGCCCGATCTGTCCGAGTCCCTTGGTGTGTGCATCGCGGATGACCGGCACGATCAGCCCATCATCCGTCGCCACGGCCATACCGACGTGCGCGGCCGCGAAATAACGGATGTGATCCCCCATCCAATGGGCATTGCACTCCGGATGGCGCGTGAGTGCGACGGCGACGGCTTTGATGATGATGTCGTTGATCGACACCTTGAACGCATCGCCGGCGGCCACCATCTGTTCGCGCAACTTCACCACGTTCGTCATGTCGATTTCCGACGTGAGATAGAACGTGGGTACGGGGCCGATCGATTCGCCGAGGCGACGGGCGATCGTCTTCCGCATCTGGGTGAGCGCGACGTCCTTGTATTCGCCCTCGATCTGGATGGCAGGTGCCGCGGCCGCGGTGGGCTTGGTGGACGCACTCGGCGCCGCACTGGCGGCAGCGGGTGCGGCGGCCGTGCTGGCCGCTGTGCTGCCCGCGGCCTCGATGTCGCGACGAATGACGCGACCATTCGGGCCGGAACCCTGAATGGCAGACAGGCTGAGTCCCCGCTCGGCCGCCAGTCGGCGGGCGAGCGGCGAGGACCGCACCGGACCGGCGGCTTCTGCT contains these protein-coding regions:
- the lipB gene encoding lipoyl(octanoyl) transferase LipB, with amino-acid sequence MRDTAGGGAQGVELEVNSRVPGHESRDAEPPTRPVASEPPPRAPQLLVLDLGLTPYDDAWALQKRAAAARISGELPEDLLILVQHPPVVTLGRSTKPGHLLATPERLESLGIALRDVERGGDVTIHEPGQLVVYPIIDLKRHRKDLHWYLRQIEEGIIRALATFGLTCGRVPGLTGVWRGEDPIARRKLASIGVHARDWVTWHGVALNVSNDLQTFDFTVPCGIDGVSMGTVWRECVSAGLPVPEFAAVQQAVVDALADVFTLQPIALSSALSARDGNAKWEQVCAALHIGHGHT
- the lpdA gene encoding dihydrolipoyl dehydrogenase codes for the protein MASFDVIVLGGGPAGYVCAIRCAQLGMQVAVVEREALGGTCVLWGCIPAKSLLESAGLAQKIGKAAEHGITIDGVKLDFGPAMKRSRSVSQQNSKGVEFLFKKYKVQWLRGEGQLEKGKKVSVTIDGKKETHDAKKAVVIATGSRVKGLPQIGLELDKNVVLSSDDVLVAEKAPATMAVVGAGAVGVEFADVFAAFGTKVTILEVAPTILPIEDADCSAELAKAFKKRKIEVLTGAKISNVKVGKAGATMSVEAGGQTQTLEVEKVLVAAGRAPNVEKIGLEAVGITKSERGFVKINEKFETNVPGYYAIGDVAGNQMLAHKGQREGHVLADLLGGLHAHPVNYKNVPSCTYCHPEVASIGLTEQACKDQKLDYKVGKFPFSANGRARTSGETDGFVKIIRDAKYGEILGAHIVGAHATEMIHELVVARENEFTVEEIDLAMHAHPTLSEAIGEAVLDSLGKMLHA
- a CDS encoding pyruvate dehydrogenase complex dihydrolipoamide acetyltransferase translates to MATKVMMEALSPTMEEGRLVKWVKNVGDAVKSGDTLAEVETDKAIMELVARGDGILRARLVEEGTTSPIGATIGVIAAADEDISALTSGGGAAAPAAAAPAPTAAAAPAAEAPAAPAAAPATPAPATPAAPVAAAAEAAGPVRSSPLARRLAAERGLSLSAIQGSGPNGRVIRRDIEAAGSTAASTAAAPAAASAAPSASTKPTAAAAPAIQIEGEYKDVALTQMRKTIARRLGESIGPVPTFYLTSEIDMTNVVKLREQMVAAGDAFKVSINDIIIKAVAVALTRHPECNAHWMGDHIRYFAAAHVGMAVATDDGLIVPVIRDAHTKGLGQIGRDARELAKKARERKLTPAEYSGGTFSVSNLGMFGIDQFTAIINPPEAAILAVGSTETKPIWDGNAFVPRQRMRVTMSCDHRIIDGAVGARFLQTFKQLLESPLLMVF